One stretch of Roseimicrobium sp. ORNL1 DNA includes these proteins:
- a CDS encoding glycosyltransferase family 4 protein, whose protein sequence is MRILVINKYIPPEPAPTAVLVGDLTSMLEGMGAEVTHLGADVGYRGARPTGWRRWLNEIRLLLRLLGWGLFARRPDAILCLTDPPGVLFIAALLARVKSTRLVHWAMDVYPDTAVALGEIRAGSIVHTLANRAMSFGYATCDLIACLDEDMLARLRVQGKVQSFISAPWPPLHIKLPEELVAPKPGRIRWMYSGNLGRAHEYETLLRAQKRLEEAGQPFDLVFQGGGNAWPAARALAAELGLQHCHWEAYAPSDNLVSSLLQAHVLIATQRQEVRGLLWPSKLAVLKLLPRPIVWVGPLDGSVATELKRQDKHHGIFVVGDSQGLATWLENQAEDLAAGSKVSTTPAELQLACSKVAESEGEKWWTHLAQLLQQDTLDGATMKAPLSRKPS, encoded by the coding sequence ATGCGAATTCTAGTCATCAACAAGTACATCCCCCCCGAGCCCGCCCCAACCGCCGTATTGGTGGGTGACCTGACCAGCATGCTGGAAGGAATGGGCGCTGAGGTTACCCATCTGGGAGCGGATGTTGGCTATCGCGGAGCACGTCCTACGGGATGGCGGCGCTGGCTGAACGAAATCCGGCTGTTGCTCCGGTTGCTTGGCTGGGGCCTCTTTGCCAGACGTCCGGATGCCATCCTCTGCCTGACAGACCCGCCAGGAGTACTTTTCATTGCGGCACTGCTCGCTCGAGTGAAGAGCACAAGACTGGTGCACTGGGCCATGGATGTCTATCCCGACACTGCTGTGGCTTTGGGCGAAATTCGCGCGGGCAGCATCGTGCACACACTCGCCAATCGGGCCATGTCCTTTGGATATGCCACCTGCGATCTGATTGCCTGTCTCGACGAGGATATGCTTGCCCGCCTCCGGGTGCAGGGAAAGGTCCAATCTTTCATCTCTGCGCCATGGCCTCCGCTGCACATCAAATTGCCCGAGGAGTTGGTGGCTCCAAAACCTGGGCGCATTCGCTGGATGTACTCCGGAAATCTAGGCCGTGCCCACGAGTACGAAACACTTCTCCGCGCTCAAAAGCGATTGGAGGAGGCAGGACAGCCCTTTGACCTTGTCTTTCAGGGAGGGGGGAATGCATGGCCCGCAGCCAGGGCCCTGGCGGCTGAGCTCGGACTCCAGCATTGCCATTGGGAAGCCTACGCTCCGTCGGACAATCTCGTCTCGTCCCTGCTCCAGGCACATGTGCTCATCGCCACCCAACGACAGGAAGTACGGGGGTTGCTGTGGCCGTCCAAACTGGCTGTCTTGAAACTTCTGCCTAGACCCATCGTGTGGGTCGGCCCACTGGACGGTTCCGTGGCCACCGAGCTGAAACGGCAGGACAAGCATCATGGCATTTTCGTTGTAGGCGACTCTCAAGGACTTGCCACTTGGTTGGAAAACCAGGCCGAAGACCTTGCAGCCGGATCCAAAGTCTCCACGACTCCGGCCGAACTGCAGTTGGCGTGCTCAAAAGTCGCCGAATCAGAGGGAGAGAAATGGTGGACCCATCTGGCCCAGCTTCTACAACAAGACACGCTCGATGGCGCAACCATGAAGGCGCCTCTCTCACGCAAGCCCTCCTGA
- a CDS encoding MraY family glycosyltransferase, giving the protein MFRYPSLVNVAILLGSLLLSTLCTWFLVRYQGRWGVDAPDQNRKLHEKPISRLGGLGIFVTLSAGFLIMELRFPDFLERWAPVVISNCIMFAIGFADDLRPLGARLKLVGQLGTATILYSLGVSIDELSNPFGEGHFPLGWWSLPVTLLWFIAVPNIVNLIDGMDGLATGFGLFLCITLAFVGHYSGKPEVVTVSMIMGGALAGFLIFNFPPARIFLGDGGAYLLGFFIASVTVFTSSKGSVIASLLVVIVALGVPILDTLFAIIRRALMGVPLFRADAEHIHHRLILLGFSKARALIAIYAVCLVLGVVGMSIFWSRGLSLPIAGAALVLLALGSARYLGYVKSWRDVRAQLNMALARRKDMLYAQSYGRVLEWEAERCKDAEEFLSLFCLGIDRLELKRTNEEGFEAITLPLVTGLMWKIHVPKTSQSRDRWIAVAENLIPALNHATERWGALPGLSFTSPPTVPSATVASSR; this is encoded by the coding sequence ATGTTCCGCTACCCGTCGCTTGTTAACGTAGCTATCCTGCTGGGTTCGTTGTTGCTTAGTACCCTGTGCACCTGGTTCCTGGTCCGGTATCAAGGCAGATGGGGCGTCGATGCCCCCGATCAAAACCGGAAGCTGCATGAGAAGCCCATCTCACGACTCGGTGGTTTGGGGATCTTTGTCACTCTCTCCGCTGGATTTCTCATCATGGAATTGCGATTCCCGGATTTTCTCGAGCGCTGGGCTCCGGTCGTCATTTCCAATTGCATCATGTTCGCCATCGGCTTCGCGGACGATCTCCGTCCCTTGGGGGCAAGGTTAAAGCTGGTCGGCCAGTTGGGTACAGCGACGATTCTCTACTCTCTGGGAGTGTCCATTGACGAACTTTCCAACCCCTTCGGCGAAGGACACTTCCCACTCGGATGGTGGAGCCTCCCCGTCACGCTGCTGTGGTTCATTGCCGTGCCGAATATTGTAAACCTCATCGACGGCATGGATGGTCTGGCCACGGGGTTTGGCCTGTTCCTCTGCATCACCCTCGCTTTTGTGGGCCACTATTCCGGCAAGCCGGAAGTGGTCACGGTTTCCATGATCATGGGCGGGGCTCTCGCCGGCTTTCTGATCTTCAATTTTCCGCCCGCTCGCATCTTCCTGGGAGACGGCGGTGCCTATTTACTGGGGTTTTTCATCGCCTCAGTTACCGTCTTCACCTCCAGCAAGGGCTCGGTGATTGCCTCTCTCCTGGTGGTGATTGTCGCCTTGGGAGTGCCCATTCTTGACACGCTTTTCGCCATCATTCGCCGGGCTTTGATGGGTGTCCCACTATTCCGGGCGGATGCGGAGCATATTCACCACCGGCTCATCCTGCTGGGTTTCAGCAAAGCCAGAGCGCTGATAGCCATCTACGCGGTTTGCCTCGTACTGGGCGTCGTGGGTATGAGCATCTTCTGGAGCAGGGGGCTTTCCTTGCCCATTGCGGGGGCTGCGCTGGTTCTTTTGGCGCTCGGATCCGCCCGTTATCTGGGTTACGTCAAAAGCTGGCGTGATGTCCGTGCGCAACTCAACATGGCGCTCGCACGTCGAAAGGACATGCTCTATGCGCAATCCTATGGACGCGTGCTGGAATGGGAGGCGGAGCGTTGCAAGGACGCCGAGGAATTCCTTTCTCTGTTCTGCCTGGGGATTGATCGGTTGGAACTCAAGCGAACGAACGAGGAAGGATTTGAAGCCATCACCCTTCCGCTCGTCACGGGTCTGATGTGGAAGATCCATGTTCCAAAGACATCCCAAAGCAGGGATCGCTGGATCGCTGTCGCTGAAAATTTGATCCCCGCGCTCAATCATGCCACGGAGCGGTGGGGAGCCCTGCCGGGGCTCTCCTTTACCAGCCCTCCGACTGTGCCCAGCGCTACGGTGGCATCCTCTCGGTAG
- a CDS encoding O-antigen ligase family protein, with product MPVAAISLCGSREPWAMGLVAVLMSLCYVLRPPARHLSRVLLGFLLAVPVLSLAAFLPISKSTLPFWRTALENEHGIHLGNLLTAQPLITFEAWVGLTMGLLWLIYCLGQNFGRQENRVALQFFTLFIALLAMIAIGLLWSKREIPLWRFEWAVGYFGPFPNRNHFGGLLAIGAVMGFAATYDAIQRRRIAVGCTYALCVIPMFAAMLLNTSRMGVLLFFAGLSLWMGLATSKRYTKAQVAVALSILLLLASGFILFGNTVISRVLGESALAKIVTSEGRIGIYLDTLRMISLSPWRGVGLGNFEPVFSMTRETMDTESRALHPESDWLWLTSETGLPCILCALIAAILLAVARGPWSKRGKMTSRGRRLAISAAVAALIFPAQSLVDTPLHGIGPASLTALLIGLAGIGESTEAESQRRSIPGLWPGLGLAVGGIGLTLCITSLTGSPITHRARFAQLSREAARLKNSGDHAAALQTWNKAAALKPLQWNIYYERAALKLAQGYSSQEALADFSRSRYLEQTFGRLRMSEAELWFQYDPPYAIPALREAMERDPTRAFSFYGSAIQQLPANPELRPAMRSLATAPSLQFLYLSASTGDEFTSALKEFLARHPTLEGLKGPDRLRLFQLWYERGSAAELIQQLDGHPDWLRDGWPVVAEHQAKQGNFEEAYKLAMAHTRKPSLRPRTNDASQDSLRRLFLLNPQDPLAGLDLYWAQKMAGNRGGALATLREVVQLKNAPPAVHWEMAAFLAEDGDYLHAWSALQEYLRRTASGS from the coding sequence GTGCCCGTGGCCGCAATCTCGCTGTGCGGTTCCCGGGAGCCCTGGGCCATGGGGTTGGTGGCGGTATTGATGTCTCTTTGCTACGTGCTGCGACCTCCCGCACGCCACCTCAGCCGCGTGCTTCTGGGCTTTCTGCTGGCAGTTCCGGTCCTGTCTCTGGCTGCCTTCCTTCCCATCTCAAAATCGACCCTCCCTTTCTGGCGTACCGCTCTTGAAAACGAGCATGGGATTCACCTGGGAAATCTGCTGACTGCCCAACCCTTGATTACCTTTGAGGCTTGGGTGGGCCTGACCATGGGTCTGCTTTGGCTCATCTACTGCCTCGGTCAAAACTTCGGAAGGCAGGAAAACCGGGTCGCTCTCCAGTTCTTCACGCTCTTCATCGCCCTCCTGGCAATGATCGCCATCGGCCTGCTCTGGTCGAAGCGGGAGATTCCCTTGTGGCGGTTCGAATGGGCAGTGGGATACTTCGGCCCCTTCCCAAATCGAAATCATTTCGGTGGGTTGCTCGCCATCGGCGCAGTGATGGGCTTCGCAGCGACCTACGATGCCATCCAGCGGAGAAGGATAGCCGTGGGATGTACCTATGCACTCTGTGTGATTCCCATGTTCGCCGCCATGCTGCTGAATACGTCGCGCATGGGCGTCCTCCTCTTCTTCGCAGGACTGAGCTTGTGGATGGGCCTGGCCACTTCAAAAAGATACACCAAGGCCCAGGTCGCCGTCGCACTCTCCATCCTGTTGCTGTTGGCATCAGGTTTCATCCTGTTTGGCAATACTGTCATCTCCCGAGTGCTGGGAGAAAGCGCGCTGGCGAAGATCGTCACCTCGGAGGGGCGCATTGGAATCTATCTGGACACCCTCAGGATGATCTCCCTCTCCCCGTGGCGTGGTGTCGGCCTTGGAAACTTCGAGCCCGTATTCTCGATGACTCGAGAAACGATGGATACCGAGAGTCGTGCGCTGCATCCCGAGAGTGACTGGCTCTGGCTCACCTCGGAAACCGGTCTGCCATGCATCCTGTGCGCCCTGATTGCTGCCATTCTTCTTGCTGTTGCGCGCGGCCCTTGGAGCAAACGTGGGAAAATGACCAGCCGCGGCCGGCGCCTCGCCATCAGTGCTGCGGTGGCGGCCCTCATCTTCCCGGCACAATCGCTGGTGGATACCCCCCTGCATGGCATCGGCCCCGCGTCCCTCACGGCGCTGCTCATCGGTCTCGCCGGCATCGGGGAGTCTACCGAAGCCGAATCGCAACGCAGGAGTATCCCAGGACTCTGGCCGGGGCTTGGCCTTGCTGTGGGCGGCATCGGCCTCACCCTATGCATCACCAGCCTCACCGGTTCGCCAATCACGCACAGAGCCAGATTTGCCCAACTCTCCCGCGAAGCAGCGCGACTGAAGAACTCAGGAGACCACGCCGCAGCCCTGCAGACCTGGAACAAGGCAGCGGCCCTCAAGCCGCTGCAGTGGAACATCTACTATGAAAGAGCCGCGCTGAAGCTGGCACAGGGCTACTCCTCCCAAGAGGCCCTCGCTGATTTTTCCCGTTCCCGATACCTGGAACAGACGTTCGGACGCTTGCGCATGAGCGAGGCAGAACTCTGGTTCCAGTATGATCCGCCCTACGCCATTCCCGCGCTGCGTGAAGCCATGGAGCGGGATCCCACCCGGGCATTTTCCTTCTACGGTTCTGCGATTCAACAGTTGCCAGCCAATCCCGAACTCAGGCCGGCGATGCGTTCACTGGCCACTGCGCCCAGTCTTCAGTTCCTCTACCTGTCCGCGTCCACGGGCGACGAATTCACGTCCGCACTGAAGGAGTTTCTTGCGAGGCACCCAACACTCGAGGGGCTGAAGGGGCCCGACCGCTTGAGGCTTTTCCAACTGTGGTATGAACGCGGCTCCGCTGCGGAGCTCATCCAGCAGTTGGATGGACATCCCGATTGGCTGCGTGATGGCTGGCCTGTCGTTGCCGAACACCAGGCCAAACAAGGGAACTTTGAAGAAGCCTACAAACTGGCTATGGCGCACACGCGAAAGCCATCGCTTCGCCCCCGCACCAACGACGCGTCACAGGACAGTCTCCGCAGGCTCTTCCTCCTCAATCCGCAAGACCCTCTTGCAGGTCTCGACCTCTATTGGGCCCAGAAAATGGCCGGGAATCGTGGTGGCGCCCTCGCCACCCTGCGTGAGGTCGTCCAATTGAAGAATGCCCCGCCAGCAGTGCACTGGGAAATGGCAGCCTTTCTGGCGGAGGATGGAGACTACCTCCACGCATGGAGCGCGTTGCAGGAGTATCTGCGCCGGACCGCCTCCGGGTCCTAG
- a CDS encoding sigma-54 dependent transcriptional regulator, with protein sequence MAKVVITDDEAAILDLITKFCRGQGHEAIPCQTGIQGLAAIREHKPELLIVDLRIGETDGMEIIKQSRHESPSTAIIMITGHGSVETAVEAMRLGAFDYLTKPFELPDLKRTMDQALGAKGVTAPVAASALPQSSKIIGGSAAIQRILGIIHRVADNDSPVLLEGEFGVGKQLLARALHEASSRNGGPFKAIQCSALPTDLLEMELFGHGSPQNSIFTRTRGGTIHLGEIDHLPMRIQAQLNAYLDHSQPGMNGGAGLPCRLVTSTTAHLEDAIRAGKFREDLYYKISVVPVLVPSLRDRREDIPLLVEHFLREHALRVGGSMKKIEHYAQEFLERYPWPGNISELRNSVERAIAMAEGSTIKPADLPSKVTQKTEATSSEATAAPAEPRTRLPIGSTLDDYVRSQEKLFINETLKFNNGSREKTASMLGISIATLYRKMELNVERRTTT encoded by the coding sequence ATGGCAAAAGTGGTAATCACCGATGACGAAGCGGCCATTCTTGATCTGATCACCAAGTTCTGCCGTGGTCAGGGTCATGAGGCCATTCCCTGCCAGACCGGGATCCAGGGGCTGGCAGCCATCCGTGAACACAAGCCGGAGCTCTTGATCGTGGATTTGCGCATCGGCGAGACGGACGGCATGGAAATCATCAAGCAATCCCGCCACGAGTCGCCAAGTACCGCCATCATCATGATCACGGGTCATGGCAGTGTGGAGACCGCGGTGGAGGCCATGCGCTTGGGCGCATTCGACTACCTCACCAAGCCTTTCGAACTCCCGGACCTGAAGCGCACCATGGATCAAGCGCTGGGTGCAAAGGGCGTCACCGCACCGGTCGCCGCCTCTGCGTTGCCCCAAAGTTCGAAGATCATCGGAGGCAGTGCTGCCATCCAGCGCATCCTGGGCATCATCCATCGCGTGGCTGACAATGACAGCCCTGTCCTTCTTGAAGGCGAATTCGGAGTCGGCAAGCAGCTCCTGGCCCGCGCCCTTCACGAAGCGAGCAGCCGCAATGGTGGACCATTCAAGGCGATTCAATGCAGCGCCCTTCCCACGGATCTGCTGGAGATGGAGCTCTTTGGTCATGGCAGCCCCCAGAACAGCATCTTCACCCGCACACGCGGAGGCACCATTCACCTGGGTGAGATCGATCACCTGCCCATGCGCATCCAGGCGCAGTTGAATGCCTATCTCGATCATTCGCAACCCGGGATGAACGGCGGAGCAGGCCTTCCCTGTAGACTCGTCACCTCCACCACGGCGCACCTGGAGGATGCGATCCGCGCAGGAAAATTCCGCGAGGATCTCTACTACAAAATCTCGGTGGTGCCGGTGCTCGTCCCCTCTCTTCGCGACCGCCGCGAGGACATCCCTCTTCTGGTGGAGCACTTCCTGCGTGAACACGCCCTGCGCGTGGGCGGCTCGATGAAGAAGATCGAGCACTACGCCCAGGAGTTCCTTGAACGCTATCCATGGCCGGGAAACATCAGCGAACTGCGGAACTCCGTGGAGCGCGCGATCGCCATGGCGGAAGGTTCCACCATCAAACCCGCTGATCTTCCCTCCAAGGTAACGCAGAAGACGGAAGCTACCTCCTCTGAGGCAACCGCCGCTCCCGCCGAACCACGCACAAGACTGCCCATAGGCAGTACTCTGGATGATTACGTGCGCTCCCAGGAAAAGCTCTTCATCAACGAGACCCTCAAGTTCAACAACGGCTCCCGCGAGAAGACAGCAAGCATGCTGGGCATCAGCATCGCCACGCTCTATCGAAAGATGGAACTGAATGTCGAGCGCCGGACGACGACCTGA
- a CDS encoding HRDC domain-containing protein: MDSAPNPPASFRWIDTDEDLASIVDALSSKLERGEYTRAFLDTEADSLHHYSEKLCLLQLAAGGEYFLIDPLKCSNLSLLFTLLDRTELWLHGADYDLTLLKRQCAWTPTRVHDTQIAARLTGHRAFGLAALVQHYCEIALCKSSQKADWSQRPLPEKMQAYAVDDVRYLGILVDRLLSELDGEKRRPWFEQSCEALRKDVLGRTEKDRTDAWRINGSGNLKPKGLAMLKELWWWRDTTASEKDVPPFKVLNNQQLINMALEFQEEGKTTHPPRWRPKWRETFTAAVHRVRQSDPDTWPQRLRRHHRRSTDDERARVEQLCALREAKAGKLGIEPSLLGSRDTLTELVLNGGNNGDDALMPWQKEVLGL; the protein is encoded by the coding sequence ATGGATTCCGCCCCCAACCCGCCAGCCAGTTTTCGGTGGATTGATACGGACGAGGACCTGGCTTCGATCGTCGATGCACTGTCATCGAAGTTGGAGCGTGGAGAGTACACCCGGGCGTTTCTGGATACCGAGGCGGACTCGTTGCATCACTATTCGGAAAAGTTGTGTCTCCTGCAGCTGGCCGCCGGCGGGGAGTATTTTTTGATCGATCCGCTGAAGTGCAGCAATCTATCTCTGCTGTTCACGCTGCTGGATCGCACGGAACTCTGGCTTCACGGTGCGGACTATGATCTGACACTGCTGAAGCGTCAGTGTGCCTGGACGCCAACTCGCGTGCATGACACGCAGATCGCTGCGCGCCTTACAGGACATCGTGCCTTCGGTCTCGCTGCACTGGTGCAGCACTACTGCGAGATCGCCCTGTGCAAGAGCTCGCAGAAGGCCGACTGGTCCCAGCGTCCGCTTCCTGAGAAGATGCAGGCTTATGCGGTGGATGACGTGAGGTATCTCGGCATCCTTGTGGACCGGCTTCTCTCCGAGCTGGATGGCGAAAAGAGACGTCCCTGGTTCGAGCAGAGTTGTGAGGCACTGCGGAAGGACGTGCTCGGGCGCACAGAAAAGGACCGTACGGACGCGTGGCGGATCAATGGTTCGGGGAACCTGAAGCCGAAGGGACTCGCCATGTTGAAGGAACTGTGGTGGTGGCGCGATACCACCGCGAGTGAGAAGGATGTGCCGCCGTTCAAGGTGCTGAACAACCAGCAGCTTATCAACATGGCCCTGGAGTTTCAGGAGGAAGGCAAGACCACGCATCCTCCCCGGTGGCGTCCGAAGTGGCGGGAAACCTTCACGGCAGCCGTGCACCGGGTGCGCCAGAGTGATCCCGATACCTGGCCCCAGCGTTTGAGGCGCCATCACCGGCGTAGCACGGATGACGAACGCGCCCGCGTGGAGCAGTTGTGTGCCCTGCGTGAGGCAAAGGCTGGCAAGCTTGGCATTGAGCCCTCGCTGCTCGGTTCACGGGATACGCTGACGGAACTGGTCCTCAACGGTGGCAACAACGGTGATGATGCCCTGATGCCCTGGCAGAAGGAAGTGCTGGGGCTTTAG
- the rho gene encoding transcription termination factor Rho, which produces MVSEDITDSAEQVPATPAAPTEAAAETVVTAPNAEVTAPSPEQPAPNGAKPAGPHGQAAAEKGALKAEAPFPEEASVNEMQAMSIGALQTLAATVGWRVNGSRTKHQLIAELTAWLLQHGTKVHVEGFLEMQQESYGLLRYPKHSFMPLPEDIFVPIFVIRKFGFRPGQLLKGSLKVPTSKEKYLAIERITEVEGRSIDEWQTPADFDKLTATFPSERIILEQAKNPSVSSRVVDLVAPLGKGQRALIVASPRSGKTMLLKDIARSIKANHSEISLIILLLDERPEEVTDFEESVDADIFSSTFDEAPKRHSQVAELVLERAKRLVEMGRDVVILLDSITRLARGYNAMLGGKGRTMSGGLDAKALMKPKKFFGAARKVDEGGSLTIVATALTETESRMDEVIFEEFKGTGNMEVSLDREISERRIFPSIHVLKSGTRRDDLLYHPDEFKRIAIIRKQLASVPAFEALEHLIKNIERSKSNAELLLSGLR; this is translated from the coding sequence ATGGTAAGTGAAGACATCACGGATTCCGCTGAGCAGGTGCCCGCAACCCCTGCGGCCCCTACCGAAGCAGCGGCTGAAACCGTCGTTACGGCCCCCAATGCCGAAGTGACCGCCCCCTCTCCAGAACAACCCGCCCCTAATGGTGCCAAGCCGGCTGGTCCCCATGGCCAGGCGGCCGCTGAAAAGGGAGCATTGAAGGCTGAGGCACCTTTCCCAGAAGAGGCATCCGTGAATGAAATGCAGGCCATGAGCATCGGGGCCTTGCAGACTCTTGCAGCCACGGTCGGATGGCGCGTGAATGGAAGCCGGACCAAGCACCAGTTGATTGCCGAGCTCACCGCCTGGTTGCTTCAACATGGAACCAAGGTGCATGTGGAAGGCTTCCTGGAAATGCAGCAGGAGAGCTATGGTCTGCTGCGCTATCCCAAGCACAGTTTCATGCCTCTGCCGGAGGACATTTTTGTGCCGATCTTCGTGATCAGGAAGTTCGGCTTCCGTCCGGGTCAGCTCCTCAAGGGCAGCTTGAAGGTGCCCACCAGCAAGGAGAAATACCTGGCGATCGAGCGCATCACCGAGGTTGAGGGGCGCAGCATTGACGAGTGGCAGACACCGGCGGATTTCGATAAATTGACGGCCACGTTCCCCTCGGAGCGCATCATTCTGGAGCAGGCGAAGAATCCCAGCGTGAGCAGCCGCGTGGTGGACCTGGTAGCCCCGCTTGGGAAAGGCCAGCGTGCTTTGATTGTGGCTTCGCCCCGCTCGGGCAAGACGATGCTCCTCAAGGACATTGCGCGCTCCATCAAGGCGAACCACAGCGAAATTTCCCTCATCATCCTGCTTCTGGACGAGCGTCCTGAGGAAGTGACGGACTTTGAAGAGAGCGTCGATGCCGACATCTTCAGCTCCACCTTTGACGAGGCGCCCAAGCGGCATTCTCAGGTCGCGGAGCTGGTGCTGGAGCGTGCGAAGCGGCTCGTGGAGATGGGCCGTGATGTGGTGATCCTGCTGGACAGCATCACCCGCCTGGCTCGTGGCTACAACGCCATGCTAGGCGGCAAGGGCCGTACGATGTCGGGCGGTCTCGACGCCAAGGCGCTCATGAAGCCGAAGAAATTTTTCGGTGCAGCGCGCAAGGTGGACGAGGGCGGTTCACTGACGATCGTGGCCACAGCTCTGACGGAAACCGAGAGCCGCATGGACGAGGTGATTTTCGAGGAATTCAAAGGCACCGGCAACATGGAGGTGAGCCTCGATCGCGAGATCTCCGAGCGCCGCATTTTCCCCTCCATCCACGTGCTGAAGTCAGGTACGCGCCGCGACGACCTGCTGTACCACCCGGATGAGTTCAAGCGCATCGCTATCATCCGCAAGCAGCTTGCGAGCGTGCCGGCATTTGAGGCGCTGGAACATCTCATCAAAAACATCGAGCGCAGCAAGAGCAACGCGGAGCTGCTGCTTTCGGGACTGCGCTGA
- the coaE gene encoding dephospho-CoA kinase (Dephospho-CoA kinase (CoaE) performs the final step in coenzyme A biosynthesis.), which produces MKTWIVTGGAASGKSTFAKLLHELADGAELFSSDGAVHELLDRPDVAEKIAATFGSQVLGAKGGIDRPKLREVVFRDEGGGLRRTLEGILHPLVREELGKLREAAGVKKAQLLIAEVPLFYESAYDYQADLVIVVAVGTTVQMERLTGQRGLDVATAERICAAQWPLSRKLEAANKVIWNEGSSELLKLQAQLLLQQLDTDNGK; this is translated from the coding sequence ATGAAAACTTGGATTGTTACAGGAGGGGCGGCATCGGGGAAATCCACCTTTGCCAAGCTGTTGCACGAGCTCGCCGACGGGGCGGAACTCTTCAGCAGTGACGGGGCAGTCCATGAGCTCCTGGACCGGCCTGACGTGGCGGAGAAGATCGCAGCCACCTTCGGTTCCCAGGTCCTGGGGGCCAAAGGTGGGATTGACAGGCCCAAGCTGCGTGAGGTGGTTTTCCGGGATGAAGGTGGAGGTCTACGCCGGACGTTGGAGGGCATCCTTCATCCCCTGGTACGTGAGGAGCTGGGAAAGCTGCGTGAGGCGGCTGGGGTCAAAAAGGCTCAACTTTTGATTGCGGAAGTCCCCTTGTTCTACGAATCTGCCTATGACTATCAGGCTGATCTGGTGATCGTGGTTGCTGTTGGCACCACGGTACAGATGGAACGACTGACCGGCCAGCGTGGCTTGGACGTGGCGACTGCCGAGCGTATCTGCGCTGCCCAGTGGCCGCTTTCACGAAAACTGGAAGCAGCCAATAAAGTGATTTGGAACGAAGGTTCCTCCGAACTTTTAAAGCTTCAAGCCCAGCTACTTCTGCAACAACTCGATACCGACAATGGTAAGTGA